In one Numida meleagris isolate 19003 breed g44 Domestic line unplaced genomic scaffold, NumMel1.0 unplaced_Scaffold950, whole genome shotgun sequence genomic region, the following are encoded:
- the MFAP2 gene encoding microfibrillar-associated protein 2 (The sequence of the model RefSeq protein was modified relative to this genomic sequence to represent the inferred CDS: added 37 bases not found in genome assembly) has product MRALCLVLLGLPALLVQGQYSRFEGITYPEPVQYSQYDQQAEIQDYYDYHDVTPRTPEEQFRFQSQQQSQQEVVPAPTLAAALETEPTEPGPLDCREEQYPCTRLYSVHKPCKQCLNEICFYSLRRVYVINKEICVRTVCAHEELLRADLCRDKFSKCGVMATSGLCQTVVASCARSCGGC; this is encoded by the exons cGCTCCTGGTCCAGGGCCAGTACAGCAGGTTTGAGGGCATTACCTACCCGGAGCCGGTGCAATACTCCCAGTATGACCAGCAGGCAG aaattCAGGATTACTACGACTATCACG ATGTGACCCCGCGCACCCCCGAGGAGCAGTTCCGCTTCCAGTCCCAGCAGCAATCCCAGCAGGAAGTTGTGCCAGCTCCGACCCTGG ctgctgccctcGAGACCGAGCCCACAGAGCCCGGACCCCTGG ACTGCCGGGAGGAGCAGTACCCCTGCACCAGGCTCTACTCCGTCCACAAGCCCTGCAAGCAGTGCCTGAACGAGATCTGCTTCTACAG CCTCCGCCGGGTCTACGTGATCAACAAGGAGATCTGCGTCCGCACCGTGTGCGCCCACGAAGAGCTGCTGCGGG CCGACCTGTGCCGTGACAAGTTCTCCAAGTGCGGCGTGATGGCCACCAGCGGGCTCTGCCAGACCGTGGTCGCCTCCTGCGCCCGCAGCTGCGGGGGATGCTGa